A region from the Solibacillus sp. FSL H8-0523 genome encodes:
- a CDS encoding S-layer homology domain-containing protein, whose product MNKNYKRLIASTTIATLAIPAVAFADTSFKDVQSDAFYTKAVNDLAERGIINGYKEDNTFRPNDNVTRAQAAKIIAGVAGLDTENVENPNFVDVPENSIYYGAIAALAKAGIINGVEGTKNFDPNEPMTRYQMAKVISLAFDLQSKNAALPFTDVADFYKDYVQALYDNEITTGKSANTYGGGDYVKRGELATFVYRAENNDSTEQAATVQGEITEISATSISIDGKEFTIAPQLKSLVNETNKQALAGAVIKATIDGESVATIEELVIKAVGTKEQPITLQGVQQPVADVANQLDAISWNGKLVIDTPFITLKNILLADVQLTAAVTDAQLFSAIEKLVVAKDAKINISGDAQIAVLEVNSEQPVVLDLTKVIGQLKVTALKAAIELSAVTKVEQLVTDTAKAEEVIKNYQQVLANISKVNDKAPEKAPTPGNNSSAGETPAPATDGNNNGTPPTTDNNNEIPVVTPPATDKNNETPVVTPPTTDNNNETPPKEDSTVTSVSGEITELLNEGVVIDGVTYQVDEKLTPLFSNGTLVDATIKADVQNKKIVKITELTVQQSGDLNAKNVTIDGTLTINADNVKITGLTVAGDVILTNLVKEAIDFDEVNIKGKLMSVNDNVANTRQRIASLVPFIANEKPKTTLTITFANSVVVTVEISKVDTVLSLGAATQISLLNVQSNGVSIEAAKDVILPNLSIVKGVTQIELNASIAKVEINTNDDVKISGSGNFQSVEVKTEKSVELATTGTVAALVTDNKNVTLGDQVKVGTTTNSQGETKKPEDVISNIAEVSGNVNVEIKQDEFIGYIAAKVIPVEGKFGYVTLSVLNIGNRTIKYRFIDGYNNNIKLPAIGSLAPADAKTYNPGDEFISWFSKDLQVFAVNDKNEIIDTYKIQSFGTSMRAISEAKVENNKIILQAVHAPLLQLHEAYFVNNGQFYLIDQKQQLKSAADVSGIPTFEIDLPTNIAYDAQKMSKLAFYLNEIDEKGNRRGGYISWQYMGSGNSEQRFANDLVALKELVKLSDDMSSERLYWIESILDSYAYSKVEVKDEAGNIEYISQEGKALPSIFDKYIAELKIRTITTATELEKLVDDVNTANKALIDLFVKADAAVNALYKEDKYDYEHYEQLKDGVTKADIEAAQKLVQELQAKLQNNVTKQLGYSVESAFGILEALERLKAFALMLPNYDSTNYNEEFTNILNRYANETVIEAFLDQYVAKLKTLAELTPTTLKSAIEQVNALPENKEITTKYEVTRNAVTALLRENRYSYEQYDRLADDFTQEKYQAAEKLVAELKLSGNVGNVASMFAEVKQIVTKLQEVAKINEAAKAYLALQPSEQVNAFYTLKNDIQTFAKDEFVEILFTKYIDAIAQLQTVTPASIKETVKAVNQETANTETIATYTKVKTAVDALLKEDYNSSKYNIDERLNAGITKQHYTDAKTLVNALQVDERFKQGLVGRLHEASRVFEVQEQVAKLQEQAKAYVATETTTQRYYELQNILQNISYGPLGNGFYGSLAKNELTEAYIVELAKKNYTTVAEVKETLTLVNKENESTVQLINTVSNLIVNNKLVDGMTIEKLLDLEVQVSMVHAISTSNLSSYIEAAKKKYYENTTRPEQLTTIYVNKDTSNTSRTIQVTFSESISAESMTFDLAGLQKDEDYTVEAANGHENQVIITIKELKPSALSTISIEGIKTADGTAPIEFKDVPLVEWNKQ is encoded by the coding sequence ATGAATAAAAATTACAAACGCTTAATTGCGAGTACAACCATTGCGACATTAGCAATTCCAGCCGTAGCATTTGCTGATACGAGCTTCAAGGATGTTCAATCTGATGCATTTTACACAAAGGCAGTTAATGATCTTGCAGAGCGTGGCATTATTAATGGCTATAAAGAGGACAATACATTCCGCCCAAATGACAATGTAACCCGTGCGCAAGCAGCAAAAATTATTGCGGGTGTTGCTGGTCTTGATACAGAAAATGTGGAAAATCCGAATTTTGTGGATGTTCCTGAGAATAGCATTTATTACGGTGCGATTGCTGCGCTTGCAAAAGCAGGAATCATTAATGGAGTTGAAGGCACAAAGAATTTTGATCCAAATGAGCCGATGACGCGTTATCAAATGGCAAAGGTAATCTCGTTAGCATTTGACTTACAAAGCAAAAATGCAGCGTTGCCATTTACAGATGTTGCTGACTTTTACAAAGACTATGTACAGGCTTTATATGATAACGAGATCACAACAGGGAAATCTGCCAATACATATGGCGGTGGCGATTACGTTAAACGCGGAGAGCTAGCGACTTTTGTTTACCGTGCTGAAAATAATGACAGCACAGAACAAGCAGCAACAGTACAAGGTGAAATTACTGAAATTTCTGCCACATCTATTTCAATTGATGGTAAAGAATTTACGATTGCACCACAATTAAAGTCATTAGTAAACGAAACGAACAAGCAAGCATTAGCAGGTGCAGTAATAAAAGCTACGATTGATGGGGAAAGTGTGGCAACTATCGAGGAATTAGTCATTAAAGCGGTAGGGACAAAAGAACAGCCAATTACACTACAAGGCGTTCAACAGCCAGTAGCAGATGTAGCGAACCAATTAGATGCAATTTCTTGGAATGGTAAATTAGTAATTGATACGCCATTCATTACATTAAAAAATATTTTATTAGCAGATGTACAGCTAACAGCAGCAGTAACAGATGCTCAATTATTTAGCGCGATTGAAAAATTAGTAGTCGCAAAAGATGCAAAGATCAATATTTCAGGGGATGCACAAATTGCTGTATTAGAAGTAAATAGTGAACAGCCTGTTGTGCTTGACTTAACAAAAGTAATTGGCCAATTAAAGGTTACGGCGTTAAAAGCAGCGATCGAGTTAAGTGCCGTTACAAAAGTAGAGCAATTAGTAACCGATACAGCAAAAGCTGAAGAAGTTATTAAAAACTATCAGCAAGTGCTAGCGAATATTTCTAAAGTTAACGACAAGGCACCTGAAAAAGCGCCAACACCAGGTAATAATTCATCAGCAGGAGAAACACCAGCACCAGCAACAGATGGAAATAATAATGGTACACCGCCAACAACGGATAATAATAACGAAATACCAGTAGTTACGCCACCAGCAACGGATAAAAATAACGAAACACCAGTAGTTACGCCACCAACAACGGATAATAATAACGAAACACCACCTAAAGAAGATTCAACTGTGACATCAGTTTCAGGAGAAATTACAGAGCTTTTAAATGAGGGTGTTGTCATCGATGGTGTTACATACCAAGTTGATGAAAAGTTAACGCCACTATTTAGTAACGGTACTTTAGTGGATGCAACGATTAAAGCAGATGTACAAAATAAAAAAATAGTAAAAATTACGGAATTAACCGTTCAACAGAGCGGCGATTTAAATGCAAAAAATGTAACGATTGACGGGACCTTAACAATTAATGCGGACAACGTTAAAATTACAGGTTTAACAGTTGCAGGGGATGTAATTTTAACGAACCTTGTTAAAGAAGCAATTGATTTCGATGAAGTAAACATTAAAGGAAAGTTAATGTCAGTGAATGACAATGTGGCCAATACACGTCAACGAATCGCTTCCTTAGTTCCATTTATAGCAAATGAAAAGCCTAAAACAACGCTAACAATTACATTTGCCAACTCAGTAGTAGTAACTGTTGAGATATCAAAAGTAGATACGGTACTAAGTTTAGGTGCAGCAACTCAAATATCACTATTAAATGTTCAATCAAATGGTGTTTCAATTGAAGCGGCTAAAGATGTTATTTTACCAAACCTAAGTATCGTAAAAGGTGTTACACAAATCGAGTTAAATGCATCGATTGCAAAAGTTGAAATTAATACAAATGACGATGTTAAAATTTCAGGTTCAGGTAACTTCCAAAGCGTAGAAGTCAAAACAGAAAAATCGGTAGAATTAGCAACGACAGGTACGGTTGCGGCACTTGTAACGGATAACAAAAACGTAACACTTGGTGATCAGGTGAAAGTTGGAACAACGACGAATAGTCAGGGTGAAACGAAAAAGCCAGAAGATGTGATCTCAAATATTGCTGAAGTTAGCGGAAATGTGAATGTTGAAATCAAACAAGACGAATTTATTGGCTATATCGCAGCGAAAGTAATTCCGGTAGAGGGGAAATTTGGTTATGTAACTTTATCCGTACTAAATATCGGAAACCGTACGATTAAATACCGTTTTATTGACGGATATAACAATAATATTAAATTACCGGCAATTGGGTCACTGGCACCAGCAGATGCAAAAACGTATAACCCAGGCGATGAATTTATTAGCTGGTTCTCAAAAGATTTACAAGTATTTGCGGTAAATGATAAAAATGAAATCATCGACACATATAAAATTCAAAGCTTCGGTACATCGATGCGTGCTATTTCTGAAGCAAAAGTAGAAAACAATAAAATTATTTTACAAGCAGTTCACGCACCACTTCTGCAGCTTCACGAGGCTTACTTTGTTAATAACGGACAATTCTATCTCATCGATCAAAAACAGCAGCTTAAATCAGCAGCTGATGTGTCGGGTATTCCAACATTTGAAATCGATTTGCCAACAAACATTGCATATGATGCACAAAAAATGTCGAAACTTGCATTCTATTTAAATGAAATTGATGAAAAGGGTAACCGCAGAGGCGGATATATCTCTTGGCAATATATGGGCTCTGGAAACAGTGAGCAACGCTTTGCGAACGATTTAGTAGCACTTAAAGAATTAGTAAAGTTAAGTGATGATATGTCATCAGAACGTTTATATTGGATCGAAAGTATTTTAGACAGCTATGCTTATTCAAAAGTAGAGGTAAAAGATGAAGCAGGGAATATTGAATATATTTCTCAAGAAGGCAAGGCATTACCTTCTATTTTCGATAAGTATATTGCAGAGCTAAAAATTCGCACGATTACAACAGCTACTGAACTTGAAAAGCTAGTAGATGATGTAAATACAGCAAACAAAGCGTTAATTGATTTATTTGTTAAAGCAGATGCAGCGGTAAATGCTCTTTATAAAGAAGATAAATATGACTATGAGCACTATGAGCAATTAAAAGATGGTGTAACAAAAGCAGATATCGAAGCAGCTCAAAAATTAGTACAGGAGCTGCAGGCAAAGCTTCAAAATAATGTAACAAAACAGCTTGGCTATTCAGTAGAATCTGCTTTTGGCATTTTGGAAGCGCTAGAACGATTAAAGGCTTTTGCATTAATGTTGCCAAACTATGATTCGACTAACTATAATGAAGAATTTACAAATATATTAAATCGTTATGCAAATGAAACAGTAATTGAAGCATTCTTAGATCAATATGTAGCAAAGTTGAAAACATTAGCTGAGCTAACGCCAACAACATTAAAATCAGCAATTGAGCAAGTAAATGCACTACCAGAAAACAAAGAAATTACTACGAAATATGAAGTGACTCGAAATGCGGTAACGGCATTGTTAAGAGAAAATCGTTATTCATATGAGCAATATGATCGTTTAGCTGATGACTTTACTCAAGAGAAGTATCAAGCAGCCGAAAAGCTAGTAGCAGAGCTGAAGCTAAGTGGTAATGTTGGTAATGTGGCATCCATGTTTGCAGAGGTAAAACAAATTGTAACCAAATTACAAGAAGTTGCAAAAATTAACGAAGCAGCAAAAGCTTATCTAGCTTTACAACCATCTGAACAAGTAAATGCGTTCTATACGCTAAAAAATGACATTCAAACTTTTGCAAAAGATGAGTTTGTTGAAATTTTATTCACAAAATACATCGATGCAATTGCTCAACTACAAACTGTAACACCGGCATCAATTAAAGAAACAGTGAAGGCAGTAAATCAGGAAACAGCAAATACTGAAACAATTGCTACTTATACGAAAGTAAAAACAGCAGTAGATGCACTATTAAAAGAAGACTATAATTCTTCAAAATATAATATTGATGAGCGCTTAAACGCAGGTATCACAAAACAGCATTATACAGACGCAAAGACTTTAGTAAATGCTTTACAAGTAGATGAGCGTTTTAAGCAAGGTCTTGTAGGAAGATTGCATGAGGCATCGCGTGTATTTGAAGTGCAGGAGCAAGTAGCAAAACTGCAAGAGCAAGCGAAGGCGTATGTAGCTACCGAAACAACAACTCAACGTTATTATGAGCTTCAAAATATTTTACAAAACATTTCGTATGGTCCTTTAGGTAATGGTTTTTATGGTAGTTTAGCTAAAAATGAGCTGACAGAGGCGTACATTGTAGAATTAGCTAAAAAGAACTATACAACTGTAGCTGAAGTGAAAGAAACGTTAACTTTAGTAAATAAAGAAAACGAATCAACTGTTCAGCTTATAAATACAGTGAGTAATTTAATAGTGAATAATAAATTAGTTGACGGAATGACAATTGAAAAACTACTTGATTTAGAGGTACAAGTAAGTATGGTACATGCTATTAGTACATCTAATTTAAGTAGTTACATTGAGGCGGCGAAAAAGAAATACTATGAAAATACGACGAGACCTGAGCAACTAACAACGATTTATGTGAATAAAGACACATCAAATACCAGTCGTACGATTCAAGTTACATTTTCTGAGTCAATCAGCGCGGAAAGCATGACATTTGATTTAGCGGGCTTACAAAAAGATGAGGATTATACAGTCGAAGCGGCTAATGGACATGAAAATCAAGTAATTATCACAATCAAGGAATTAAAGCCTTCAGCACTATCAACAATTTCAATTGAAGGTATTAAAACAGCTGATGGTACAGCGCCAATTGAGTTTAAAGATGTGCCTTTAGTTGAATGGAATAAGCAATAA
- a CDS encoding S-layer homology domain-containing protein, with the protein MKSQLCKVLSCLVILIFAFNLATITSDAASNSATFKDVKKENPHYNDILWAKEKGIVNGQANNLFNPGGNITEAELVKIFAEYFQLKSTSYKLPNEKTHWSDTYYNIMADYKVPLFGYSDISLRNKPIDREHFAMVLTFLIDREHYNLEGAVQFLLKYNITNNQYSTGTTIEKFGYYNPLKRQQVASFMKRIDTSLKNYRSEDSAITNHYPSDSDASLAFQAEYYQIEPTNLSKNTHALISKQELLKMTKLLGTTWFLEESRGMTVSDYLLDASAYGLLTVGGQQQIGDDYYFVYSEKHAKAILKQYFNIDLQPSQLKTGLSKDHGVEMNIFYKNGYYYVPGYEFPGSIYVPYRNITYVNHIQNGYYEVKYTNYNLDYYRNEGSDLYFGNISDHLWTDFTEKEKNAFIYGDHYYGNAILKRQDNGTYVILEISDIDYFSREEIFSLIK; encoded by the coding sequence ATGAAAAGTCAATTATGTAAGGTTTTATCTTGTTTAGTCATTTTGATTTTTGCATTTAATTTAGCAACGATCACTAGTGACGCAGCCAGCAATTCAGCAACGTTTAAAGACGTAAAAAAAGAAAATCCTCATTACAATGATATTTTATGGGCAAAAGAAAAGGGCATTGTCAATGGGCAGGCAAATAACCTATTCAATCCAGGTGGCAATATAACTGAAGCAGAATTAGTGAAGATTTTTGCTGAATATTTCCAATTAAAATCGACTTCTTACAAATTGCCTAATGAAAAAACACATTGGTCTGATACGTACTATAACATCATGGCTGATTATAAAGTCCCGTTATTTGGATATTCCGATATTTCATTGCGTAATAAACCAATTGACCGCGAACATTTCGCTATGGTTTTAACTTTCCTAATCGATCGTGAACACTATAATTTAGAAGGTGCTGTTCAATTTTTATTAAAGTACAACATCACTAACAACCAATATTCAACAGGAACTACTATTGAAAAATTTGGTTATTACAATCCATTAAAGCGCCAACAAGTTGCTTCCTTTATGAAACGAATTGACACATCTTTAAAAAATTATCGTAGTGAAGATTCTGCTATTACAAACCATTATCCAAGTGATTCGGACGCATCTCTAGCATTTCAAGCTGAATATTACCAAATTGAACCGACAAATCTTTCAAAAAATACGCACGCACTTATAAGTAAACAAGAGTTATTAAAGATGACTAAATTACTAGGAACTACATGGTTCTTAGAAGAGTCTAGAGGTATGACTGTTTCGGATTATTTACTTGATGCCAGCGCATATGGACTGCTAACTGTTGGAGGCCAACAACAAATTGGCGACGATTATTACTTTGTCTACTCAGAGAAACATGCAAAAGCTATACTAAAGCAATATTTCAATATTGATCTACAACCAAGCCAACTAAAGACAGGATTGTCTAAAGACCACGGCGTTGAAATGAATATTTTCTATAAAAATGGCTACTATTATGTACCCGGTTATGAATTCCCCGGCTCAATTTATGTTCCTTATCGAAACATAACGTATGTGAACCATATTCAAAATGGCTATTATGAAGTAAAGTACACAAACTATAATTTAGATTATTATAGAAATGAGGGGTCTGATCTTTACTTTGGTAATATTAGTGATCATTTATGGACTGATTTTACTGAAAAAGAAAAGAACGCATTTATTTATGGCGATCATTATTACGGCAATGCTATTTTAAAACGTCAAGATAATGGTACTTATGTTATCCTAGAAATTTCAGATATTGATTATTTTTCTAGAGAAGAGATATTTTCGTTGATTAAATAG